In Clostridium swellfunianum, a genomic segment contains:
- a CDS encoding TMEM165/GDT1 family protein, protein MASFIKALLLVVVAEMGDKTQLLAMAMASKYKVKHVMMGVLIATVLNHAVAVAVGAYLGAVIPMNIVKTVAAVSFLAFGLWTIRGDKLDDDEEKKVRFGPIVTVAIAFFIAEMGDKTQLMTVSIAAENSKPLLILLGTTAGMLVADGIGVVGGAWMCRHIPEIYIKWVAGIIFMFFGTLTLYNALPALYLEPVYIVLFLAVMAVLIYLFGVKFAYYGQVCDIALSGQEVSADDANNKTSESIN, encoded by the coding sequence ATGGCATCATTTATTAAAGCATTATTATTAGTTGTAGTTGCAGAAATGGGAGACAAAACTCAGTTATTAGCAATGGCTATGGCCAGTAAATACAAGGTAAAGCATGTAATGATGGGAGTTTTAATTGCAACTGTTTTAAATCACGCAGTGGCAGTTGCTGTAGGGGCTTACTTAGGAGCTGTTATCCCTATGAACATAGTAAAAACAGTTGCAGCAGTTTCGTTTTTAGCCTTTGGCTTGTGGACAATTCGTGGGGACAAACTAGATGATGATGAGGAAAAAAAAGTAAGGTTTGGTCCTATCGTAACAGTAGCTATTGCTTTCTTTATAGCTGAAATGGGAGATAAAACCCAGCTTATGACTGTAAGTATAGCTGCAGAAAACTCTAAACCTCTTCTAATACTTCTTGGAACAACAGCTGGAATGCTTGTAGCAGACGGTATAGGAGTTGTAGGCGGCGCATGGATGTGCAGACATATACCTGAAATATACATAAAATGGGTAGCTGGAATAATATTTATGTTCTTTGGAACCTTAACTCTATATAATGCCTTGCCAGCATTATATTTAGAACCAGTTTATATTGTTTTATTCTTAGCAGTTATGGCAGTGCTTATTTACCTTTTTGGAGTAAAGTTTGCTTACTATGGCCAGGTATGTGATATAGCACTATCCGGGCAGGAAGTTTCTGCAGATGATGCAAATAACAAAACTAGTGAAAGTATAAATTAG
- a CDS encoding DUF2935 domain-containing protein, which yields MLSNREFVRQSLELNLFFMRIAKEHSIFLEAAFTTRDERFIEQAELLKNIFSSLLVETIRMSEGIISPEVANSGELVTDLTLDAERETQFYTNIRIDQNITRMEAALSSSSPAKITMNTVRMVEDLNNRAIRAAQQIAGFKSNILQNVLACRMFTTNYPLLLDHILREAKFYLRMLAMLQRKEEFDIAREAAYQETFWNRIMAEHSKFIRGLLDPTEEKLFDTANDFGKRFDELTQEARNLSQDMGLLPQVTDRSLKNTVDIRDFKRQGTEGLIQCKIKSIAFPLLGDHVVREANHYIRMLKDFKKGKIE from the coding sequence ATGTTATCAAACAGGGAATTTGTAAGACAATCCTTGGAATTAAACCTATTCTTTATGAGAATAGCTAAAGAGCACTCTATATTTTTAGAGGCAGCTTTCACTACAAGAGATGAAAGATTCATTGAACAAGCAGAATTGTTAAAGAACATTTTCAGCAGTCTTCTTGTAGAAACTATTAGGATGTCTGAGGGGATAATCAGCCCTGAAGTAGCAAACTCTGGTGAATTGGTAACGGACTTGACTTTAGATGCAGAGAGAGAAACTCAATTTTATACCAATATTAGAATCGACCAAAACATAACAAGAATGGAAGCAGCACTTTCAAGCAGCAGTCCAGCGAAGATAACCATGAATACAGTTAGGATGGTGGAGGACTTAAACAATAGGGCTATAAGAGCTGCACAGCAGATAGCAGGCTTTAAGAGCAATATACTTCAGAACGTACTAGCCTGCAGAATGTTTACTACAAATTATCCATTGCTTTTAGATCATATTTTAAGAGAAGCCAAATTTTACCTAAGAATGCTTGCAATGCTGCAAAGAAAAGAAGAGTTTGATATAGCAAGAGAAGCTGCTTACCAAGAAACCTTCTGGAATAGGATAATGGCTGAACACTCAAAATTTATAAGAGGGCTTTTAGATCCAACAGAGGAGAAACTGTTTGATACAGCCAATGACTTTGGAAAAAGATTCGATGAGCTCACTCAGGAGGCTAGAAACTTGTCTCAAGATATGGGCTTGCTTCCTCAGGTAACGGATAGAAGCCTTAAGAATACTGTAGATATTCGAGACTTTAAGAGACAGGGGACTGAAGGGCTAATTCAGTGCAAAATTAAGTCCATTGCATTTCCGCTATTGGGTGATCATGTAGTTAGAGAAGCAAATCATTATATAAGAATGTTGAAGGATTTTAAAAAAGGGAAAATAGAATAA
- a CDS encoding YitT family protein, protein MMVEAKKIIKRAAVVSLGSLIYALAINIFIAPHKLLSGGIAGLSLLAQYATQIPSGYWVFILNIPIFIVGLKKIDKDFVIFSMIGMFSMSCFLVLTRDLSRFITVKDLFISTLFGAVLSGVGMGLIFKNRASQGGTDIIAVIIKNKKAVKMSTLYFVLNSAIVLFGVFVTSIELTLYTILSMFIKSLVIDRIMEGFDQKKIVMIITQKEKEISGMIMEETGRGTTYLYGEGAYTGEQKKVIYSLMTNKELNVIRKLIENIDPMSIISVSEAEEIRGSGFLKPVL, encoded by the coding sequence ATGATGGTTGAAGCAAAAAAAATTATTAAAAGAGCAGCAGTGGTAAGTTTGGGAAGCCTAATATATGCATTAGCTATTAATATATTTATTGCACCTCATAAATTGTTAAGTGGAGGAATTGCAGGCCTTTCACTCTTAGCTCAATATGCAACACAAATACCTTCAGGTTATTGGGTTTTTATACTGAATATACCTATCTTTATAGTGGGGCTTAAAAAGATAGACAAGGATTTTGTAATCTTCAGCATGATAGGCATGTTTTCTATGTCCTGCTTTCTCGTGCTGACCAGAGATTTAAGTAGATTCATTACTGTAAAAGATTTATTTATTTCCACTTTGTTTGGAGCAGTGCTTAGTGGAGTTGGTATGGGTTTAATCTTTAAAAACAGAGCTTCTCAAGGTGGAACTGATATAATTGCAGTTATAATCAAAAATAAGAAGGCAGTAAAGATGTCTACTCTATATTTTGTTCTTAATTCAGCAATTGTGCTTTTCGGCGTGTTTGTTACAAGCATTGAATTAACCTTATATACAATTCTTTCAATGTTTATTAAGTCACTGGTAATTGACAGGATTATGGAGGGCTTTGATCAGAAGAAAATTGTAATGATAATTACACAAAAGGAAAAAGAGATTTCTGGTATGATAATGGAGGAAACGGGAAGAGGTACTACCTATCTTTACGGGGAAGGAGCATATACAGGAGAACAGAAAAAAGTAATATACAGTTTGATGACAAACAAGGAATTGAACGTTATAAGAAAGCTGATTGAAAACATAGATCCTATGTCGATTATTTCTGTTTCTGAGGCTGAAGAGATAAGGGGCAGTGGATTCTTAAAACCTGTATTATAA